In Vicia villosa cultivar HV-30 ecotype Madison, WI linkage group LG7, Vvil1.0, whole genome shotgun sequence, the DNA window ttttgACTATGGGTCATGTGATATCATAATCCACTATTATATATACGTGCTTCCCGGCAAATATGCTAATGCCACTTGCCATTTCTTTTCATGTTTTTATATCTTGCTTTATGAGAAAAGAATCTCAATGTATTAGGTAGAACTAAGCTGGCTTTTATAGAAAATGTCAATAACCACTTCACtataataattaaattcaaatccATATGGAATAGTTGGTGACATAGTAAACAAATGAATTAGTACTATATAAATGTATCCATAACTTCATTTGTCATTGGCACTAACACATTCTCTTACAAATATTTTGTATCTTTAGAACAAAGAGAGTTCATTCATAGACATGAATACTTCGATGGTAGCTTCTTTTCTAGTTTTGTTATTGGCTTTTCCTTATGTATTTGCAACTGATTACACTGTTGGTGATGCTAATCAATGGACTCAAGGGATTGATTACACTACATGGACTTCTGGAAAAACTTTCAAAGTTGGTGATAACTTAGGTATACATCCTTTACTTAATACTCCATTCTATAGCCTatttctttttgaaaaaatatatattaaatctcacaaaatattttttagatgatcatatatatatatatatatatatatatatatatatatatatatatatatatatatatatatatatatatatatatatatatatatatatatatatatatatatatatatatatatatatatatatatatatatattgagattattataatttatttaaagttattagagattttattttaatttaacggTAAGTGATATTTTATCAAACTCTATTTTGCTataattttttaatgataaattatGAGTCACCATAGTTGTCTCGGACGCTATTAAATATGGCTctgattattataaatttatttatttaaaaaaactcaataattcagaaaaaataaacattaaaaaataattttttttatcagaattattaacatatttaaccctaaaatatattatttaatttatgttaCAAAACTGAAAAATTTGTTTGTGATGAAAAATTCAGTGTTCAAGTATGGAGGAACTCACCAAGTGAATGAAGTTGATGAGAGTGATTACAAAAGTTGCAGTTCAAGCAACACCATAAAGAATTACAATGATGGAGATTCAAAGGTTCCATTAACAAAAGCAGGAAAAATTTACTTCATATGTCCAACACCAGGTCATTGTACCGGTGGAATGAAACTTGAAGTCAATGTTGTTGCTGCTAGCACCACCCCAACTCCAAGTGGCACCCCTCCAACAACAAAAACTCCTGCTCCATCAACAACACCATCAACCACACCATCAACCACTCCATCAACTACTCCATCAACTCCATCTTCTGAGACTAATTCAACTTCTCCATCATCACCAAAGGATAGTGGAGCTATCAGTGTTTCTAATGGTGTTGGTCTTTTGATGGGTTCTTTGTTTGTGGTTTTGGGTTTCATGGGCTAGGGAAGAGACAGTGCAATTATTGCTATTAGTCATTTTGGTTTTATGTGTTATTGGTTTTTGTtgaatttggtttaattttatttaatgatttgAGATGTATATCTTATCTTCACCTTGATGTGTATCAATtttaatgaaaatgaaaaaaaaaactttattttatGACCACTTGTTCAATAGTTGACTTTCCCtaacaaaatttttaaattttttatctctACCTATTATATATGCTTAACTTAAGACATCCACCTATGTACCAATCATGTCACACTATATTAGTAATTTTTATGAAAGTAGTAAGAAAGCTCTTCATTTATTCTTTTAAAAGATTTAGAATGAGTAACATTAGATGAAGACCAAAGTAAGTAACTTGCTCAACAAGCTACTATGTGAATGCAATGTAGTTTGTTGataattatttttctattatgCTCTTTAACTAACTAGTATAATACTTAGCTTTTATATaaattggttttcttctttgCAAGGTTAATTAGAATAAAGATTTTCGTCCACTCATTCATATTTTTTTGTCAATTTGATCACAAAGTTAGAAACTCTGTAATGGTATCATAGAACTTGATTCATCTAACTCTACTTCGTGTGATTTCAATGGGAAGAAATAGTAAAAGCAACAATAGTAAAAATGCTTCCTTATATCTAATTGTTGTAGTTGATCTGTATTACATTCATCCATCGGAGAATCTAACAACTGTATGTAACACGCCACAATTGGAAGGAGATAGAAATTATCATGAATGGGCGCAGGGGATGCAACATTTTCTTGTCACCAAGAACAAATTCAAATTTATAAATGGTTAAATTCTGGTTCCAAAAGAAGATGATCTTAACTTTGTTGCATAGGAGAGATGCAATAACCTTTTCCATTCATGATTGATCAGTTAGATGAAGTCACAACTTGTTGAAAGTGTGGTATACATTGAAAACCTTGTAGATGTATGGAATGATCTCAAAGAAGTTATTTGCAAGGAGACATGGCTTTTGTTGTTGCTTTGTATCAGGATTTCTCAAAGTTCCAACAAGGAAACTAGGAAATTTTTGAATACTTAACTAAAATGCGTGCTATGTGGGAGGATATCAAATAGTTCATACCAATGCCTCAATGTACATTTCCAAAGGCACATGTTTTTGTTGTTATGCACGATGCAAAAATGTTCAAGAAGGAGGATAAAAGCATTCAATTACTTATGGAATTgaatgagcaatatcaaaatgtTAGATCTCAATTCTTGTTGATAAAGCTTCTTCCAACCATCAATAATGTCCTATAAATGGTTTTTCAAAAAAAGAGGCAACAAAACTATGGTGGTAATGCATACTCAGAGgtaaaaaaagaataaaacaaaTGCATTAACAAACACAGTTGAGAGTGATGCAGAAAATCATAGCTATGATAGAGGCGGAGGACATGATGGCTATCAATGAGAAAGCGGTCGATGTAGTTCTTTCATAAAAAAAGTATACACACATTGTGGCAAAAAAGGTCATAAAGTTGATGCGTTCGGTAGGAAGCGTGTCTATCCACCAAGTTAGGAATTTTCTTAAGGGAATGTGTATGCTAACAATGTTGGAGCTCACATTCAAGAAGACGGTGCGGATATTGAGGTGAAAGCTGCAAATGATGGAAATATTTCTTTGACTAAAGATCAATA includes these proteins:
- the LOC131617973 gene encoding uclacyanin-3-like; translation: MNTSMVASFLVLLLAFPYVFATDYTVGDANQWTQGIDYTTWTSGKTFKVGDNLVFKYGGTHQVNEVDESDYKSCSSSNTIKNYNDGDSKVPLTKAGKIYFICPTPGHCTGGMKLEVNVVAASTTPTPSGTPPTTKTPAPSTTPSTTPSTTPSTTPSTPSSETNSTSPSSPKDSGAISVSNGVGLLMGSLFVVLGFMG